The genomic DNA GGTCCGACGGCAACCCCCTGCACCTCGCGTGGATCCACGTGTCCGAGGACTCCCGCCGCGTGGAGCCCGGGGCTTCCGCGAGGAATCGCACCGGCAACGCACCCCGGATTGACTCAGCTCCCGTGCTCGTGCGCCACCGGCGGCCCTCCCGCGTGGCCCAGCACCTGCTCCACCTGCACCGCCCGGTGCGCGTAGGTGTGCTCGGCCAGCACCCGGCGGTGGGCGGCCAGCCCCAGCTCGCGCACCCCGGTGTCCGTGAGGCACAGCACCGCCTCGGCCACCTCCAATCCATCCTGGGCCACCAGGCACTCCTTGCCCGGCTCCAGGAACAGCTCGACTCCTTCCCACGCGTCCGTGATCAGACAAGCCCCCGCGCCCGCCGCCGCGAAGAGGTGGGACGCCGGGGAATAGCCAAAGCGCGCCATTCCATCGCGGCTCACGTCGAGCACGGTGCGCGCCGTGCCCCGCATGACATTGCGCTCCCCGGGCGCGACGTGGCCCAGGTAGCGCACATTGGAGGGCCGGGGCCGGTCTCCCCACCCGTCCCCTCCGAGCAGGAAATGCTTGTCCGGCAGCAGGTCCGCGGCGCGCAGGAAGAAGCTCTCCACGCGCCGCTCCAGGTCCGGCAGCCGGTCCTCCAGGAAGGCCAGGGCGCAGTCGAAACGCGGCTCGGGAGACACGGGAAAGTGCACGTCCGGATCCACCGCGCTGTACACCGGCACGCAGTCCCGGGCTCCGAGGTCGCGGTAGGCCAACACCACCCGCTCCCCACCGCCCTGCGTCAGGATGCGGTCATAGCGCGGCACGAGCGCGCGAAAGGCGTCCCTGGGCTCGCGCAGCAGGCGCTCCAGGCTCACCGGGGCGTCCAGGTCCCAGTACACCACCTGGGTGCGGCCCGAGCGCAGCTCCAACACCCGGTGGTTCAACCACTCGTCGTGGATGCCCACGCCGCTGGCCTTCACCACCACGTCCGCCCCGCGCGCCTCGTCCAGACAGCGCTCCAATCCCAAGGTGTCCTCCACCGGGTACACCACGACGCGCGCCCAGGGAGCCGCCACCGCCTCGCGCTGGAGCCGGCGGCCCGCCAGGTCCGGCTCGTAGAAGGTGATGCGATGGCCTCGTGCATGCAGAGCCCGGAGGATGCCGCAGTAATACATGGCGGCGCCGTTCCACCAGGAGGAGGCGAGGCTCGCGCCAAAGAAGGCGATCCGAAGTCCGTGACCGCGCCGCATGTCCGCTCCTCCTCTCGCGCCGCCAGTCCCCCAGACCGGAAGTCGACGCGAGCATCCCCACTCGAGAATGACCGGGAGCGGCCCACCCCACCCCATGTCCCGGTCTCAGGTCGCCCGTGCCAGCTGGGGCTGGGAGGGCGGCGCCCGTTGGGATTCCTCCTCCAGGCTGGCGTAGACCGCAAGGTAGGCGTCGGCCATGCGCTCAGGGGAGAACTCCAGCGCGCGGGTTCGTGCAAGGGTGGACATCCGGCCGCGCAGCGCTGGATCCGCCACCAGCCGGCGCAGTGCCCGCGCGAGCATGTCCGTGTCCTCCGGAGGAACGAAGACCGCCGCGTCCTCCCACATCTCGCGAAGCGAGGGGATGTCCGCCAACACCAACGCACACCCCGCGAGCCCGGCCTCCAGCGCGGCGAGGCCTCCCGGCTCGTGACGCGCGGGCAGGACGAAGATCGAGGCGCGGCCCAGGTAGCCCGCGAGCGCGGAAGGGGACAGCTCGCCCAGCAGGCGCACGGAGCGCGCGCGCATCTGGCCTCCGTGGGGGTGCTCGCGCCCGCCGGCCACGAGCACGGGCCAGTCCAACCGGGGCGCCACCGACTCGAGCACCTGGAGATTGCGCGCCTCGTCCCACCACTCGCCCGTGGAGAAGAGGAAGGGCTCGCGCACGAGGGAGGGAGCGAAGTCCGCATGGCGGCGCGCGGGAGCGATGACGCTGGCGGGAGGCAGGGGCCCGTAGTGGCGATCCAGGGACTCCAACAGGGCGGAGGTGGGCGCCGCCACGTGGCCCGCGGCCCGAAGGCCCCGCGTCACCTCCCAACGGCTGAGCCAATCCCGCTCCAGGGCCGGCTCACCGCGCACGGCCTCGCCCCACGCCAGGGGGCACTCATGGCCCACCACCAGGGGCCTGCGCTTGAAGGGCAGCGCGCCGTGGCGGTAGCCATGCAGATGCACCGCGTCCGGCGCGTCACGCGCTTCCAACTCCAGGAGCCACGCACCCGCCGCGTCCATGTCCTCCCAGACGTCTTCCAGCCGCTCGGCGCGCCACGTGCTCTGCTCCACGCGCAGCCCTGGTATGCCCAGGAGTCCGTTCCACTGGGCCGCGGAGAGGGGCGCGCCCAGGGTGGCCAGCGTCACCGACACGCCCCGCTCGCCCAGCGCCCGGCACAACTCCACGGCGGACGTCCACTCCACGCCCGAGGTGGCCGCCGTCATGAGCACCCGGCGCACGGCTCTCCCACCGCGCGAGGAAGCGGGCGAGGGACACCGAAGCGGGGGAGGTTCACTCATGGTTGACAAGGGGTAACACAGCCAGGCACCGGAGCCAGACGGGGGGCCTCCTGGCCTACGGGCTGGTGAACGGAGCACCCCTCCTGGCGATGACTCGTCAACGCTTCACATGCGGGGAAGCGGACAGTGGGCGTCCCTGCCCTCAAAACGTGCTTGTCAGTCCAGCATCCACCGGCGCTCGCGAGCGGCGCCATCCCGTCCAGAGCGCGAGCCCCAGCGCGGGCAGCGCGAGCAGGTCCTCCGCGTCCGCGACATGGAAGACAGGGCGAAGCGAGGGGAGCGGCCCTCCGCGGACTCCCGCGACGAGCGCGCGCACCGGCCATTGGAGAGCGCCCAGGCCCCAGCGCCACGCTTCCGCCGCCCAGGGCCACACCTGGATGGCGGAGAAACCCACCGCCGTGAAGAGCACCGAGGCCAGGAGCACCCGGCGCGAGGGACGCACCGCCCGGCCCCCGCGCGCGGCCAGCACCTCCCATCCCGCCTGGAGCAACAGGGGGAAGAAGACCAGGCCCGCCACGTCCGAGAGCTTCCCCGTCCACCCCGAGGGCCACCGCGCCTTGAACACGTGATCGTTGAGCACCCACAGCACCAGCGCGCCGAGTGACACCGGGTGCAGCAGGGCGCTCGCCGGAAAGGGCTCCTCCTCCGGCGGCGTGGAAGGGGCCCTCATGGGCTCAGTCCTCCGTGAGCCGGACCTCGAGCCCCTTGGGCACCTCCAACTCATCGTCCGGCCCGTGCACGCCCAGCGAGGCCGACCAGTCCACCTCGATGACGCCTCCGATGGGCTCGGCCTGCCGCTCCACCTCGAGTTGGACGGAAGCCTCGCAGCGCCGCGTCTTCACGCAGGGTTGGGAGAACACCCCCGTATACAGCGGCAACGTCGCCGAGGAGCCCGCTCTCTCGAGGACGAGCACCTTGGTCTCCTGGGGCACTCCGTCCCGGACGAGCCGGGCCCGGAGCCAGGGCTTCGCCTCGTCGCTCCCCCCGGCCGGGGGAATCCAGCGCGCGAAGAGCTCGACGCGCAGGCCACCCTGGACGCCCTTGTCGCTCGCGGACGATTGGGTCACGACGACGGACATGGAGCG from Melittangium boletus DSM 14713 includes the following:
- a CDS encoding CgeB family protein, yielding MRRGHGLRIAFFGASLASSWWNGAAMYYCGILRALHARGHRITFYEPDLAGRRLQREAVAAPWARVVVYPVEDTLGLERCLDEARGADVVVKASGVGIHDEWLNHRVLELRSGRTQVVYWDLDAPVSLERLLREPRDAFRALVPRYDRILTQGGGERVVLAYRDLGARDCVPVYSAVDPDVHFPVSPEPRFDCALAFLEDRLPDLERRVESFFLRAADLLPDKHFLLGGDGWGDRPRPSNVRYLGHVAPGERNVMRGTARTVLDVSRDGMARFGYSPASHLFAAAGAGACLITDAWEGVELFLEPGKECLVAQDGLEVAEAVLCLTDTGVRELGLAAHRRVLAEHTYAHRAVQVEQVLGHAGGPPVAHEHGS
- a CDS encoding glycosyltransferase family 4 protein is translated as MRRVLMTAATSGVEWTSAVELCRALGERGVSVTLATLGAPLSAAQWNGLLGIPGLRVEQSTWRAERLEDVWEDMDAAGAWLLELEARDAPDAVHLHGYRHGALPFKRRPLVVGHECPLAWGEAVRGEPALERDWLSRWEVTRGLRAAGHVAAPTSALLESLDRHYGPLPPASVIAPARRHADFAPSLVREPFLFSTGEWWDEARNLQVLESVAPRLDWPVLVAGGREHPHGGQMRARSVRLLGELSPSALAGYLGRASIFVLPARHEPGGLAALEAGLAGCALVLADIPSLREMWEDAAVFVPPEDTDMLARALRRLVADPALRGRMSTLARTRALEFSPERMADAYLAVYASLEEESQRAPPSQPQLARAT